The following proteins are co-located in the Halanaerobiaceae bacterium ANBcell28 genome:
- a CDS encoding glycosyl hydrolase: MVYDKKDKVIDLDVNIDDYRPLVFFGIDIEQDKENIQEWVRWCSNQGLKGFNIIVGSDCKGRAHDEWLNKLMDAYEHAFQTAKEENLEVWIFDDWGYPSGTAGGLVCQEDSYRAKKLHISCDYIMEAGQSIEIEIPKNFLAAGVIPNIGDYRSLKIDKKTGEKFTYKVDENSVSGERLIFVSWTYDSQEVKSSCKSYPGDPAMSCIDMLNPKATEKFLEVMHERYYQRFAKYMNTLIRGFFYDEPYVSYPFPWTDKLADDFYDKKAYDLMTVLPQILVEAPYAHSGSVLKYANDYFEVWTDMVAESFYGVMAKWCKDRNLELSGHMDLEHRLETLHTISGHFYKNMRFNNRPAIDVIWAQIAPDEFSDYPRYAGSVKRLLGKERATSETFAGMGYGLSGDLMRFITDHQVMRGIDDFHLMYSSNNPPAGETYSPQTPEHILQEPFGKMIYERIATAAAISTKGIPLINTAILLPTGKLNQVKMGLDNLHINNADDLPWNWINKIAEFMVYLPIEFDYIWDEAIMELELVNGGLKTKSDYVIDTIILPPDSTLSERAVEKLKSFQEKGGRIISVFKPFWQLMEKGLMCNQIKGLEKYLKPQIKISNNKGISISSKIINNKKIYYLLNEKNEKQKLCIDFLNKGILSEINLKDLSVLELTRGNELEIELEFLARELKVFVVVEEDRIYDKKFFEEKSGVETIIPEKWRLYLPDGKIVELESNSFPSWDELGYPEYSGALSYEAEFYFPGIDNEAIIEADELYSHGEFYIDGKEIGKSAYCPHKVKIKNLEEGVHKLEIKVYNTPANQICGTLELEKKKYKGRFAGLAHYDRRRLKSGLLAPLKISFEKNI, from the coding sequence ATGGTATATGATAAAAAAGATAAAGTAATAGACTTAGATGTGAATATAGATGATTATCGCCCACTTGTCTTTTTCGGCATTGATATTGAACAAGATAAGGAGAATATACAAGAATGGGTTAGGTGGTGTAGTAATCAAGGTTTAAAGGGCTTTAATATCATAGTAGGCTCAGATTGTAAGGGTCGTGCTCATGATGAGTGGCTTAATAAACTAATGGATGCTTATGAGCATGCTTTTCAAACTGCTAAAGAAGAAAATCTTGAAGTTTGGATATTTGATGACTGGGGTTATCCCAGTGGTACTGCTGGTGGTTTAGTTTGTCAGGAAGATTCATATAGAGCTAAAAAATTGCATATAAGTTGTGATTATATAATGGAAGCAGGCCAAAGTATTGAAATCGAAATACCTAAGAACTTTCTAGCAGCAGGAGTAATACCTAATATAGGTGATTATAGGTCTCTAAAGATTGACAAAAAAACAGGAGAGAAGTTTACATACAAAGTTGATGAAAACTCAGTATCTGGAGAGAGGCTTATTTTTGTATCATGGACTTATGATAGTCAAGAGGTTAAATCTTCTTGTAAATCTTATCCTGGAGATCCAGCTATGTCTTGTATTGACATGCTCAATCCTAAAGCAACTGAGAAATTTCTTGAAGTAATGCATGAACGTTATTATCAGCGTTTTGCAAAATATATGAACACATTAATTCGTGGTTTTTTCTATGATGAACCATATGTATCATACCCTTTTCCCTGGACAGATAAATTAGCTGATGATTTTTATGACAAAAAAGCGTATGATTTAATGACTGTATTACCACAAATCTTAGTGGAGGCGCCATACGCTCATTCTGGATCAGTTCTTAAATATGCTAATGATTATTTTGAAGTTTGGACTGATATGGTTGCCGAATCTTTTTATGGGGTAATGGCTAAATGGTGTAAAGATCGAAATCTTGAACTTTCCGGTCATATGGATCTAGAGCATCGGCTTGAAACTTTGCATACTATCAGTGGTCATTTTTATAAAAATATGCGATTTAATAATCGCCCAGCAATTGATGTTATCTGGGCTCAGATTGCTCCTGACGAGTTTAGTGATTATCCTCGATATGCAGGATCTGTTAAGAGGTTGTTAGGTAAAGAAAGAGCTACTTCAGAGACTTTTGCTGGTATGGGGTATGGCCTTAGTGGTGACTTAATGAGATTTATAACTGATCATCAAGTAATGAGAGGTATAGATGATTTCCATCTAATGTATTCTTCAAATAATCCACCAGCAGGAGAAACATATAGTCCTCAAACGCCAGAGCATATATTGCAGGAACCGTTTGGAAAAATGATATATGAAAGAATAGCTACGGCTGCAGCAATATCTACTAAAGGTATTCCGCTTATTAATACAGCTATTTTACTTCCTACAGGTAAATTAAATCAGGTAAAGATGGGATTAGATAATCTTCATATTAATAATGCTGATGACTTGCCATGGAATTGGATAAATAAGATAGCTGAGTTTATGGTATATTTACCAATAGAATTTGATTATATTTGGGATGAAGCCATTATGGAATTAGAACTTGTTAATGGTGGATTGAAAACTAAGTCAGATTATGTAATTGATACTATAATTCTACCCCCTGATAGCACTTTAAGTGAAAGGGCAGTTGAAAAGTTAAAATCTTTTCAGGAAAAAGGTGGTAGAATTATATCTGTCTTCAAACCTTTTTGGCAATTGATGGAAAAGGGACTAATGTGTAATCAAATAAAGGGTTTAGAAAAATATCTTAAACCACAAATAAAGATTTCAAATAATAAAGGTATCTCAATAAGCTCTAAAATAATAAATAATAAAAAAATATATTATTTATTAAATGAAAAAAACGAAAAACAAAAACTTTGTATAGACTTTTTAAATAAAGGCATTTTATCTGAAATTAATTTAAAAGATCTTTCAGTATTAGAGTTAACTCGAGGGAATGAATTGGAGATAGAACTTGAATTTTTAGCTAGAGAATTAAAGGTTTTTGTGGTAGTTGAAGAAGATAGAATATACGATAAGAAATTTTTTGAAGAAAAAAGTGGTGTTGAAACAATAATTCCTGAAAAATGGAGATTATATTTACCTGATGGGAAGATAGTGGAATTAGAAAGCAATTCTTTCCCTTCTTGGGATGAATTAGGTTATCCTGAGTATTCGGGAGCATTAAGTTATGAAGCTGAATTTTATTTTCCTGGTATCGATAATGAGGCTATAATTGAAGCTGATGAACTTTATTCACATGGAGAATTCTATATTGATGGTAAAGAAATTGGAAAAAGCGCTTATTGTCCTCATAAAGTGAAGATAAAAAATTTAGAAGAAGGGGTTCATAAATTAGAAATCAAAGTATATAATACCCCTGCTAATCAAATTTGTGGGACTTTAGAACTTGAAAAGAAGAAGTATAAAGGACGTTTTGCAGGATTAGCACATTATGATCGAAGAAGGTTGAAATCAGGCTTATTAGCTCCGCTTAAGATAAGTTTCGAGAAAAATATATAG
- a CDS encoding ABC transporter permease yields MGKYFSKKFIIYLITFFVAVTINWIAPRLIPGDPVRTMLATYVGPAEGRAILEQELRITFGLEGSLIQQYLTFWGRLLRGDLGRSITMYPRRVIDIVRNNIIYDIVILFPAVTLSWIVGNKFGAMAGDNKKTDNIVMPFIYALISSPYFWFAIIVVYVFSFNLGWFPSAQAYGGGLSPGLNMTFIRSFLRHWFLPFFTLFLITLGQWAIGMRNMIIYEVKANYANYMRSSGAPDKLVREYAFRNGILPQVTGFAIQLGQVVAGAILVQEVFNYPGLGRLMLEAVQRQDFFLLQGSFLALILMVLLANFLVDIIYMFIDPRIKASYTEEG; encoded by the coding sequence ATGGGAAAATATTTCAGCAAGAAATTTATAATTTATCTAATAACTTTTTTTGTTGCTGTTACAATTAACTGGATAGCGCCACGCTTAATTCCTGGCGACCCGGTTAGAACAATGTTAGCAACTTATGTTGGTCCTGCTGAAGGCAGAGCAATCTTAGAACAAGAACTACGTATAACTTTTGGCCTTGAAGGCAGTCTTATTCAACAGTATCTTACTTTTTGGGGAAGGCTATTACGAGGTGATCTAGGAAGAAGTATTACTATGTATCCTCGTCGTGTAATTGATATTGTGAGAAATAATATTATATACGATATCGTAATATTATTTCCAGCAGTTACGTTAAGCTGGATAGTTGGTAATAAATTTGGAGCAATGGCTGGAGATAACAAAAAAACTGATAATATAGTTATGCCTTTTATTTATGCTCTTATATCATCTCCTTATTTTTGGTTTGCAATTATAGTAGTATATGTTTTTTCTTTCAATCTTGGATGGTTCCCTTCAGCTCAAGCCTATGGCGGAGGGCTAAGTCCTGGCCTAAACATGACATTTATAAGGAGTTTTTTACGGCATTGGTTTTTACCTTTTTTTACTTTATTTTTAATCACATTAGGCCAATGGGCTATAGGGATGCGTAATATGATTATATATGAGGTAAAAGCTAACTATGCTAACTACATGAGATCTTCAGGAGCACCAGACAAACTTGTAAGAGAATATGCTTTTCGGAATGGCATTTTACCCCAGGTAACCGGTTTTGCCATTCAATTAGGACAGGTAGTTGCTGGAGCAATTTTGGTTCAGGAAGTCTTTAACTATCCAGGACTGGGTAGATTAATGCTTGAAGCAGTTCAAAGACAAGATTTTTTCCTTTTACAGGGATCTTTTCTAGCTTTGATACTGATGGTACTTCTGGCCAACTTCCTTGTTGATATAATATATATGTTTATAGATCCTAGAATAAAAGCATCCTACACAGAGGAGGGTTGA
- a CDS encoding ABC transporter ATP-binding protein, which produces MTETVLELKELKAYYQMLKGDVKALDGINLKVKRGEILGIAGESGCGKSTLAKTLINLERPLRYISGEAYLNGEEIMNLNKKEFRKRKLKNIALIPQYALDAFSPTKKVITHIKDLVQCHGVRANRKFMDKVKERLSIVNLEPSVLNRYSIELSGGMKQRIIMIISSILDPDLIIADEITSALDVTSQRFVANMLANLRDEKIIGSAMFITHDLSIMYQIADRIMVMYAGHIAEVGPASEIMHKPTHPYTKALISSLPRVGIQHKDKRLHGIEGKPPDLINIGPGCRFRFRCPYNTKKCEETPEREKINERHYVACWNHEIIGSDNNE; this is translated from the coding sequence ATGACAGAAACAGTATTGGAACTAAAAGAACTAAAAGCTTATTATCAAATGCTTAAAGGAGACGTAAAAGCACTTGATGGCATAAATTTAAAGGTTAAAAGAGGAGAGATTCTTGGAATAGCTGGTGAATCTGGCTGTGGTAAAAGCACGCTTGCTAAAACACTTATCAATCTTGAACGTCCCCTTAGATATATATCTGGGGAGGCATATTTAAATGGCGAGGAAATAATGAATTTAAATAAAAAAGAATTCCGCAAAAGAAAATTAAAAAATATCGCACTTATTCCACAATATGCTCTTGATGCATTTAGTCCAACGAAAAAAGTTATAACTCATATAAAAGATCTGGTTCAGTGCCACGGAGTCAGAGCTAATAGAAAATTTATGGATAAAGTAAAAGAAAGATTAAGCATTGTTAATCTTGAGCCCTCTGTTTTAAATAGATATTCAATAGAGTTGTCCGGTGGAATGAAACAGCGTATTATAATGATAATATCTTCGATTCTTGATCCTGATTTAATTATTGCAGATGAGATAACATCAGCCCTAGACGTAACTTCCCAAAGATTTGTCGCGAATATGTTAGCTAATCTACGTGATGAAAAAATAATTGGCTCAGCTATGTTCATAACTCACGATTTATCTATAATGTACCAAATTGCTGATAGAATAATGGTAATGTATGCTGGACATATAGCTGAGGTAGGTCCTGCATCAGAGATTATGCATAAACCTACTCATCCTTATACTAAAGCCCTTATCTCTTCTTTACCTCGTGTTGGTATTCAACATAAAGATAAAAGATTACATGGAATCGAAGGAAAACCGCCAGATCTTATCAATATTGGTCCTGGATGTCGCTTTCGATTCAGATGTCCTTATAACACTAAAAAATGTGAAGAAACTCCAGAAAGAGAAAAAATCAATGAAAGACATTATGTAGCCTGTTGGAATCATGAAATAATAGGAAGTGATAATAATGAATAA
- a CDS encoding ABC transporter permease, which yields MANTESILNTNQKVSTRLKRLFIKFKKNENLYFIVTNPRIIFGITLFLAVCLFALLGPAFTDYAIDDWAGIGAPAAVAAPSIDNPFGLTILGYDVYTRTVYGLRATIMVGFIGSILASTIGIIIGLVAGFKGGMIDEFLMGLTNVFLTFPQLAILIVVAGFLPYRGIVHMAILVGLVIWPWTARAVRSQTLSLKNEEHVNLSRISSNSTIRILFEDIAANMFSYIFMVFIQQFLGTIMATVGLEFLGLGPTRGVSLGLVMRNALANGALYLGYWWWAILPGIFILFLLFSLYFINTGLDKIFNPELREM from the coding sequence ATGGCTAATACAGAATCAATATTAAATACTAATCAAAAAGTCAGTACACGTTTAAAAAGACTATTTATTAAATTTAAGAAAAATGAAAATTTATATTTTATAGTAACAAATCCAAGGATTATTTTTGGAATAACTTTGTTTCTTGCTGTCTGTCTATTTGCACTACTAGGACCAGCATTTACTGATTACGCTATTGATGATTGGGCTGGAATTGGAGCACCTGCAGCAGTAGCGGCACCATCTATTGATAATCCTTTTGGTTTAACTATTTTAGGATATGATGTCTATACTAGGACTGTTTACGGACTTCGAGCAACAATCATGGTTGGTTTTATAGGTAGTATCCTTGCCAGCACTATTGGTATCATCATTGGACTTGTTGCTGGTTTTAAAGGAGGAATGATTGACGAGTTTTTGATGGGTTTAACAAATGTTTTTCTTACCTTTCCTCAATTGGCAATACTTATAGTAGTTGCTGGTTTTCTTCCTTATAGAGGAATAGTTCATATGGCAATACTTGTAGGATTGGTAATCTGGCCCTGGACAGCACGGGCTGTTAGATCGCAAACCTTATCTTTAAAGAATGAAGAACATGTTAACCTATCAAGAATTTCTTCAAATAGTACAATAAGAATATTGTTTGAAGATATCGCTGCAAACATGTTTTCTTATATTTTTATGGTTTTTATTCAACAATTCCTGGGAACTATTATGGCAACTGTCGGGCTAGAATTTTTAGGATTAGGGCCTACCCGCGGAGTGTCCTTGGGACTAGTAATGCGAAACGCCCTTGCTAATGGTGCACTTTATCTGGGTTACTGGTGGTGGGCTATACTACCTGGTATATTTATTTTATTTCTACTCTTTTCACTGTATTTTATCAATACAGGTCTTGATAAAATCTTCAATCCAGAATTGAGGGAGATGTAA
- a CDS encoding isocitrate/isopropylmalate family dehydrogenase has translation MGNKERITKAKEHFGKLIEQQFDRIEKMKAVKDFVDYQNLDKVVIGIVGGDGIGPYITNEAQKIIEFLIADDIEKGKVEIRVIDGLTIENRAKVNKAIPDNIVEELKQCHVILKGPTTTPRAGDPWPNIESANVAMRKELDLFANVRPVKVPEDGIDWVFFRENTEGAYALGSNGVRVNEDLAIDFTVTTYEGSYRIIKSAFDYAQKSGMNKVTVVTKANVVKTTDGLFLDIAKEIAKDYPEVQWDDWYIDIMTAKLVDEKRRQQFKVMVLPNLYGDILTDEAAEFQGGVGTAGSANIGKEYAMFEAIHGSAPRMVKEGRAQYADPSSIIRAAGMLLDHIGYKKEAKQLQMALDICGHYEKKLVLTGRDTGATGSEYSEYLMETIKDENLEDKYTTYQD, from the coding sequence ATGGGTAATAAAGAAAGAATTACTAAGGCAAAAGAACATTTTGGAAAACTAATTGAACAGCAATTTGACAGAATAGAAAAAATGAAGGCTGTTAAAGACTTTGTTGATTATCAAAATTTGGACAAGGTTGTTATTGGTATAGTTGGTGGGGATGGTATTGGACCATACATAACTAATGAAGCTCAGAAGATAATTGAATTCTTAATAGCTGATGATATTGAAAAAGGTAAAGTGGAAATCAGGGTAATTGATGGTTTGACTATAGAGAATAGAGCAAAAGTTAATAAGGCTATCCCTGATAATATAGTAGAAGAATTAAAACAATGTCATGTAATTTTAAAAGGCCCTACAACTACACCTCGTGCCGGAGATCCTTGGCCTAATATAGAAAGTGCTAATGTGGCTATGAGAAAAGAACTTGATCTTTTTGCAAATGTACGCCCGGTTAAAGTTCCTGAAGATGGTATCGACTGGGTTTTCTTCCGCGAAAATACAGAAGGTGCATATGCATTAGGTAGTAATGGGGTAAGAGTAAATGAAGATCTGGCGATTGATTTTACTGTTACAACGTATGAAGGTTCTTATAGGATTATAAAATCTGCATTTGATTATGCCCAAAAAAGTGGTATGAATAAAGTAACAGTAGTTACAAAAGCAAATGTTGTTAAAACTACAGATGGACTTTTCCTTGATATTGCAAAAGAAATTGCTAAAGATTATCCAGAAGTTCAATGGGATGACTGGTATATTGATATAATGACAGCTAAGTTAGTAGATGAAAAAAGAAGACAACAGTTCAAGGTAATGGTTTTACCTAATCTATATGGCGATATCTTAACAGATGAAGCGGCAGAATTTCAGGGTGGTGTTGGTACAGCTGGTAGTGCTAATATTGGTAAGGAATATGCTATGTTTGAAGCTATTCATGGTTCTGCACCAAGAATGGTAAAAGAAGGTAGAGCACAATATGCGGACCCTAGCAGTATTATTAGAGCTGCAGGTATGCTTCTTGATCATATTGGATATAAAAAGGAAGCAAAACAATTACAAATGGCTCTTGATATTTGTGGGCATTATGAGAAAAAACTTGTCCTGACAGGTAGAGATACAGGCGCTACCGGAAGTGAATATTCTGAGTATCTAATGGAAACAATTAAGGACGAAAATTTAGAAGATAAGTATACTACTTATCAAGATTAG
- a CDS encoding ABC transporter substrate-binding protein: MKKHWKSLFVVTLVLVFALTSLAAFSAQTVREETVIYTGISWAPPNNWNPLYHNPQTGTVGLMYDPLFHFNPHTGEWIPFLAAEEGEWIEDDVFYVKLREEAKWHDGVALTANDVVFTYQIANEVNLFYSSIWNYLGDVVAISETEVEFHFDRPNYQQWQTYLYAQPIVPEHIFSEIPKGDLANITNEDAIGSGPYTIGEAREDRMIWERVDDWWGNDVHGQPGPRYVEDVLVFGNNIALGMLLQRELDVSNNFLPGTPAIVATPEYAVTTYFDEAPYHLSGNTGLLYLNTRKPGLDDPVFRRALAFAVNSEEIINRTYQGAALPACPSGLFGAWAEYRSEEAVQEHGFNFDPGYAKQILDEAGYVDSNDDGWRNSPEGEDLSFTLQVPAGWSDWENIISIAAENFRAIGVNAEANFVDQTIYNDQMWGGEFDIVFNDYATQISGTPYTYFEAVAYHGIDSDEVTQGNFGRYDNQELFDLISDFNMVPADSDDAYEIAAEIQAIIMQDMPVIPVMLNPTYSQALETYWTNWPSADNPNGIAVGWGGLWQMGGTQTLLNLEPVQ; the protein is encoded by the coding sequence ATGAAGAAGCATTGGAAATCGTTATTTGTCGTTACTTTGGTTTTGGTTTTTGCTTTAACATCTCTTGCAGCATTTTCCGCACAAACAGTAAGAGAAGAAACAGTTATTTACACAGGAATAAGTTGGGCTCCACCTAATAATTGGAACCCACTATATCACAATCCTCAAACTGGAACTGTAGGTCTAATGTATGATCCTCTTTTCCATTTTAATCCACACACTGGAGAATGGATACCGTTTTTAGCAGCAGAAGAAGGAGAATGGATTGAAGATGATGTATTTTATGTAAAATTACGTGAAGAAGCAAAATGGCATGATGGTGTAGCTTTAACTGCAAACGATGTAGTATTTACTTATCAAATTGCTAATGAAGTTAACCTCTTCTATTCATCAATCTGGAACTACCTGGGAGATGTAGTTGCTATTAGTGAGACTGAAGTAGAATTTCATTTTGATAGACCTAATTATCAACAATGGCAAACATATTTATATGCACAACCAATAGTTCCTGAACATATATTTAGCGAAATCCCTAAAGGAGATCTAGCAAATATTACTAACGAAGATGCTATTGGAAGTGGCCCTTATACTATTGGTGAAGCACGTGAAGATAGAATGATTTGGGAACGTGTTGATGACTGGTGGGGTAATGATGTTCATGGTCAACCTGGACCTCGTTACGTTGAAGATGTTTTAGTATTTGGTAATAATATTGCTCTAGGTATGTTATTGCAACGTGAACTTGACGTCTCAAACAATTTCCTTCCAGGAACTCCAGCAATTGTTGCTACTCCTGAATATGCAGTAACAACCTATTTTGATGAAGCTCCTTATCATCTATCAGGTAATACAGGCCTTCTTTATTTAAATACAAGAAAGCCTGGCCTAGATGATCCTGTATTTAGAAGAGCTTTAGCCTTTGCTGTGAATTCAGAAGAAATTATTAATCGTACTTATCAAGGCGCTGCTCTACCAGCATGTCCTAGTGGACTTTTTGGTGCATGGGCTGAATATCGTAGCGAAGAGGCCGTACAAGAACATGGCTTTAATTTTGACCCAGGATATGCTAAGCAAATCCTTGATGAAGCAGGTTATGTAGATAGTAATGATGATGGTTGGAGAAACTCTCCTGAAGGTGAAGATTTATCTTTCACACTTCAAGTGCCAGCAGGTTGGAGTGATTGGGAAAATATCATTTCCATTGCTGCTGAAAATTTCAGAGCTATTGGAGTAAACGCAGAAGCAAATTTTGTTGACCAAACCATTTATAATGATCAAATGTGGGGTGGAGAATTCGACATAGTATTTAATGATTATGCAACACAAATTAGTGGTACTCCATATACTTATTTTGAAGCTGTTGCCTATCACGGAATTGATAGCGATGAAGTAACTCAAGGGAATTTTGGACGTTATGACAATCAAGAACTATTTGATCTTATCTCTGATTTCAATATGGTTCCTGCTGATAGTGATGATGCTTATGAAATAGCAGCAGAAATCCAAGCAATTATTATGCAAGATATGCCTGTTATACCTGTTATGCTTAACCCTACCTATTCACAGGCTCTTGAAACATATTGGACCAATTGGCCTAGTGCTGATAACCCTAATGGTATAGCCGTCGGATGGGGTGGCTTATGGCAAATGGGAGGTACACAAACACTACTTAATCTTGAACCTGTTCAATAA
- a CDS encoding ABC transporter ATP-binding protein, with amino-acid sequence MNKNSTNDTLLSIQGLSRYFISGIINKEITTAVKDVSFDMKPGKIISLIGESGSGKTTVGRIILKLLSPSEGKIYFKGKDISELNSKEEKKEYYRSVQGVFQDPFSTFNSLFRVSRIFKMVFNNFMPDAENKEEKILKAISEVNLTPDLLEKYPHQLSGGQLQRLLIARALLLDVDILIADELISMLDASTRMGVLNLLIDICKEKGMSILFITHDLNLGYYLSDHTLIMRKGRLVEQGDTKKIYENPIHPYTQMLFDSVPDKKERWDRSEEFLPEQIDNIVEKFYQKHEGEGLKEAEKDHHVLYSE; translated from the coding sequence ATGAATAAAAATAGTACTAATGATACATTGCTTTCTATACAGGGTCTATCTAGATACTTTATAAGTGGAATAATTAATAAGGAAATAACAACTGCAGTTAAAGATGTCTCCTTTGATATGAAACCTGGGAAAATAATATCTCTTATTGGAGAAAGTGGAAGCGGAAAAACTACAGTGGGCAGAATAATATTGAAACTTTTATCTCCATCTGAAGGAAAAATTTATTTTAAAGGAAAAGATATAAGTGAATTAAACAGTAAAGAAGAAAAAAAAGAATACTATCGATCTGTACAAGGAGTTTTTCAAGACCCCTTTTCTACTTTCAATTCTCTTTTTAGGGTAAGTAGAATTTTTAAAATGGTTTTTAATAATTTCATGCCTGATGCTGAAAACAAGGAAGAAAAAATACTCAAAGCAATTAGTGAAGTAAACCTAACACCTGACTTATTAGAAAAATATCCCCATCAACTAAGTGGTGGACAGTTACAGAGGCTATTAATAGCTCGCGCCTTATTACTTGACGTAGATATTCTTATAGCTGATGAGCTAATAAGTATGCTGGATGCATCAACCAGAATGGGAGTTTTAAATCTTCTGATTGACATCTGTAAAGAAAAAGGTATGTCAATCTTATTTATCACTCATGATTTAAACTTAGGATACTATTTAAGTGATCATACACTAATAATGCGCAAAGGAAGACTAGTGGAACAAGGAGATACGAAAAAAATCTATGAAAATCCTATTCATCCTTACACACAAATGCTCTTTGATTCTGTACCAGATAAAAAAGAAAGATGGGATCGTAGTGAAGAATTCTTACCAGAACAAATTGATAATATAGTTGAAAAATTTTATCAAAAACATGAAGGTGAAGGCTTAAAAGAGGCAGAGAAAGATCATCATGTACTTTATAGTGAGTAA